Genomic DNA from Sporosarcina sp. ANT_H38:
CAGTAAATTACTTTAATAGCCACTGCGGCTACTTGTATAGTGGCGCTTTTGTATCACTTTGGATTGAATGACTTCTAGTACGACTACCGAAATGTCTGGGTGTGTAGGGATGCGGCTTTGTCGCATCCCTACACACCTTTTTTCGGTAATCATCTGGTTGTCCTTCATCCGTCGCGCTCTAAATGCCTAATTTCACAGAGTGCTGAATTTTTTTGGACGAAAGAATAGAGGCCTTCTTACATGAAGAAAAGCCACCAAAGATGCAATTTTGGCGGCTGATGCTTTCTCTACGATTTTTTCTAATTTATTTTATAGTAGTGTCACTTTCTATAAGGCATCACATGATTAGATGCATACTCTTTGCTAAAAGTAAGCAAGGTTCACATTGTACAACGTAATAGAGTGTCCGAAATTGTATCTTCGGGCACTCACAATTTCTATAGAAAGTCATCTATTCTTTTCTTTCAAAGCAATTGCATTTTCCACTTGAACATTGTACAAACGCGACAGTACTATTTCAACAGTAATACTGAAAAGAGTGTTGCAATTCCTCCTTAAACCTGTCATGAATTTTTTGCCGAGAGCGAGCCGGAAATGGTCCAGTGAAAATGGAGGTTATCAAACCCTTCTCACCAGTATTTTATGTAAATAAATAGTTAATCAACAGACGTGTTATCTTTAAAATAAATCGGCCCTCTCTTTGCAGAGGACCGGTTTATTTATCTTGAGTTATTAAATAAAAGTAAATGGTTCCGTGATGATTTCCGATTCGATGAACGACACATCGTAGCGGGCGTCTGCACAAGCTGCCTGCATATAGCCCGCAACACCGCGAATCATCACTTTTTCAATGTTGTGACCTGGATCTATGACAGCAAGTCCCATCGCTTCTGCATCATGAGCAACATGGTAATACATATCACCTGTTACAAGAACATCCGCTCCCCTTCGTTTAGCGGCTCCAATATATTTATTACCGTCTCCACCTAGTACCGCAACTTTCAAAATTTCCTTGTTTGGATCGCCGACAAATCGTAATGCTGGGACACCAAAAGCAGTTTTTACAAATGTAGCGAATTGTCCGAGAGTTGTCTTTTCTTGAAGTTTCCCAATCCTGCCAAGACCATATTCATTTGACTGTTGATCGAGAGCAAATAAATCATATGCAGGCTCTTCGTATGGGTGCGCCCCTAGCATTGCCTTTAGTACCTTATTTCGTAAAGGTCCCGGGAAAACCACTTCGATTCTTTCCTCTTTGACTTCCTCACCTTTACCGATTTCACCGATAAACGGCTCAGCCCCTGCGATGGGTGTAAAACGGCCGGTACCTGATGAACTAAAACTACATCCTGAGTAATCTCCAATTGCACCGGCACCCACTTTTCCAAGCGCTTGTCTAATTTCATCCGCATACGTTACAGGGCTGAAAACAACCAGTTTATAAAGAGGTACAGAATATGTAGGCTCAACTATTTCCGTGTCAACTAAACCAAGTTTTTCAGCAAGCATATCATTCACTCCGCCCGGTGCAACGTCAAGATTTGTATGTGCTGCATAAACAGCAATATCATTTTTTATGCACTTCTCGATTATGCTGCCTTGCGATGTATCCGTCAAAAGGCTTTTCAATGGCCTGTACAACGGTGGATGGTGTGCGATGATGAGTTTTACACCTTTTTTGATTGCCTCATCAATTACTTTATCATTGACATCCAATGTGACGAGAACTTTTTCTACAAGCCGATTCAATTGCCCGACTTGAAGACCTACCGGATCTCCATCCATAGCAAAGTATTTAGGGGACCATTGTTCAAAAAGCGTAATAATTTCATGTCCGTTCACTTTTTTCAAGTTGTCAACACCTTTCCAACCAAATCAATATGTCGTACTAACTGTGCTTTTTTCGTTTTAATAGCATCTGTTTCATTTGTTTTTTTGAGAGCATCAAGCACTCGATTCCATTCCAATAATTCACTTTCCCACTTTTCAATGAATACCTCGGTTTTAGATGCTAGCAAGAAAGGTCCAGCCATCAATTCCAGTTCTCCATACGCCGCTAGCCCTTTTTCCATCACTATAATTTCATATATTTTTCCATCTTCTTTTAAAATTTGCTCGTTTACAATTTCCCATTCGTTAGAAACAGCCCATTCACGGATTGCTCTCGAATATATATTTGGCTGTGTGATGATTCGCTTCACTTGGGAAAGACGATCTTTGCCACTTTCCAAGATAGTTGCAATAAGTGGTCCACCCATTCCAGCAATCGTCACTGTATCGACAGCATCATTTTTTTCGATAGCGAACAAACCATCTGCCATTCGTACCGTAATTTCCTTTGAAAAACCTTCCCGCCGCACATTTTTAAGCGCAGATTCATACGGCCCTTTGGCTACTTCCCCTGCGACTGCCTTCTCCACTTTCTTAGTATGAATGAGAAAACATGGTAAATAAGCGTGGTCACTGCCGATATCCGCAACGACTGCCCCTTCCTCAACGAAAGAAGCAACCGCCTTTAATCTGTTAGATAATCGCTCGGAATTCATTTTATCTCCGCCTTTCAATAAATTCATTGTATTGGATTTATCCCT
This window encodes:
- a CDS encoding Nif3-like dinuclear metal center hexameric protein encodes the protein MKKVNGHEIITLFEQWSPKYFAMDGDPVGLQVGQLNRLVEKVLVTLDVNDKVIDEAIKKGVKLIIAHHPPLYRPLKSLLTDTSQGSIIEKCIKNDIAVYAAHTNLDVAPGGVNDMLAEKLGLVDTEIVEPTYSVPLYKLVVFSPVTYADEIRQALGKVGAGAIGDYSGCSFSSSGTGRFTPIAGAEPFIGEIGKGEEVKEERIEVVFPGPLRNKVLKAMLGAHPYEEPAYDLFALDQQSNEYGLGRIGKLQEKTTLGQFATFVKTAFGVPALRFVGDPNKEILKVAVLGGDGNKYIGAAKRRGADVLVTGDMYYHVAHDAEAMGLAVIDPGHNIEKVMIRGVAGYMQAACADARYDVSFIESEIITEPFTFI
- a CDS encoding tRNA (adenine(22)-N(1))-methyltransferase TrmK, whose amino-acid sequence is MNSERLSNRLKAVASFVEEGAVVADIGSDHAYLPCFLIHTKKVEKAVAGEVAKGPYESALKNVRREGFSKEITVRMADGLFAIEKNDAVDTVTIAGMGGPLIATILESGKDRLSQVKRIITQPNIYSRAIREWAVSNEWEIVNEQILKEDGKIYEIIVMEKGLAAYGELELMAGPFLLASKTEVFIEKWESELLEWNRVLDALKKTNETDAIKTKKAQLVRHIDLVGKVLTT